In Nicotiana tabacum cultivar K326 chromosome 2, ASM71507v2, whole genome shotgun sequence, the following proteins share a genomic window:
- the LOC107781442 gene encoding exocyst complex component EXO70H1, with amino-acid sequence MPRKGMRTLNWFSTKHSTTDSTSPSTSQFSSPSRFGFSPSRPSFSEAVIDRTLEMAEPMIMKWDPDTTTFAKVTSLFYENRREAKDFIKCVHNLQKAMHFHSTENSRSDKLVRAQSLMQIAMKRLQKEFYQILSINRAHLDPESISTVSSRTSTVSSISEFDVEDDDDRVIGGESISEVEDFSIVVMSDLRLIAECMISSGYAKECLKIYKVIRKSIVDEGIYRLGVEKLSFSQVRKMDWEVVDLKIKDWLNAVDVAMKTLFNGERILCDHVFTSNDAIRESCFTEISKDGAMTLFSFPENVAKNSKKSPEKVFRLLDMYTAIAEHWPEIEAIFSFDSESVIRSQALTSLVKLGESISTVLAEFETALQKESSKTSAAGGGIHPLTIDAMNYIILLADYSNILSDILAEAPPPAKGSLPESFFGIADSDESPAPAISLRFAWLILILLCKLDGKAKHYKDVSLAYLFLANNLQYVVVKVCSSNLKYLLGENWISKQEGKIKQFASNYERLGWSHVIESLPQEPNASMAPQQVKEIFKKFNSSFEQAHRKQSVCVVPNSKLHDNLKVSIARKILPVYREFYNTHKLMMARERHSNHVIRFFYQDVGHYLSDLFFGPIELGSCSSVESSPSRTIPSRLR; translated from the coding sequence ATGCCGAGAAAAGGAATGAGAACTCTTAATTGGTTTTCAACTAAACATTCAACAACTGATAGTACTTCTCCATCTACTTCCCAATTCTCTTCCCCTTCGCGTTTCGGATTTTCGCCTTCTCGGCCGAGTTTTTCAGAAGCGGTGATTGATCGAACTCTGGAGATGGCGGAGCCGATGATCATGAAGTGGGACCCAGACACCACCACCTTTGCTAAGGTGACTTCTCTGTTCTATGAGAATAGAAGAGAAGCCAAGGATTTTATCAAGTGTGTGCATAATCTACAGAAGGCTATGCACTTTCACTCTACTGAAAATTCGAGATCCGATAAGCTCGTTCGTGCTCAATCTCTAATGCAAATTGCAATGAAAAGACTTCAAAAGGAGTTTTACCAGATTCTTTCAATAAACAGAGCTCATTTGGATCCTGAATCCATTTCCACTGTCTCTTCCCGTACTTCGACTGTTTCGAGTATTTCTGAATTCGACGTTGAGGATGACGATGATCGTGTAATTGGCGGTGAGTCTATTTCTGAAGTTGAGGATTTTTCTATTGTTGTAATGTCGGATTTGAGATTGATAGCGGAATGCATGATCTCTTCTGGCTATGCGAAAGAGTGCTTGAAGATTTACAAAGTTATACGTAAATCGATCGTTGACGAAGGCATTTATAGACTCGGAGTTGAGAAATTGAGTTTTTCGCAGGTTCGTAAAATGGATTGGGAAGTTGTGGATCTGAAAATCAAGGATTGGCTTAACGCCGTAGATGTAGCTATGAAAACGTTATTCAACGGAGAGAGAATTCTCTGCGATCACGTCTTTACATCTAACGATGCAATAAGAGAATCGTGTTTTACTGAAATTTCAAAAGATGGAGCCATGACTCTGTTTAGTTTCCCGGAAAATGTGGCGAAAAACAGCAAGAAATCGCCTGAAAAAGTGTTCCGTCTGCTCGATATgtataccgccattgccgaaCACTGGCCGGAGATTGAAGCTATATTTTCCTTCGATTCAGAATCCGTTATCCGATCTCAGGCGTTGACGTCACTCGTCAAGCTTGGCGAGTCTATAAGTACGGTGTTGGCTGAGTTTGAAACTGCTCTACAAAAGGAATCCTCAAAGACGTCGGCTGCCGGCGGTGGAATCCATCCTCTCACCATTGACGCAATGAATTACATCATTCTACTTGCCGATTACAGCAACATACTCTCCGACATCCTCGCCGAAGCTCCTCCTCCGGCAAAAGGTTCGTTGCCTGAATCATTTTTCGGCATTGCGGATTCTGATGAGTCTCCGGCACCGGCGATCTCACTCCGATTTGCTTGGTTGATTCTCATTCTTCTCTGTAAACTCGATGGCAAAGCGAAACACTACAAGGATGTATCCCTCGCGTACCTCTTCTTAGCCAACAATCTCCAATACGTCGTCGTAAAAGTCTGTTCATCGAATCTCAAGTACTTGCTAGGTGAAAATTGGATATCAAAACAGGAGGGAAAAATCAAACAGTTCGCATCAAACTATGAACGGCTAGGATGGAGCCACGTTATTGAATCTCTCCCCCAAGAGCCAAATGCATCAATGGCTCCCCAACAAGTGaaggagattttcaagaaatttaatTCGTCGTTCGAGCAAGCTCACCGGAAGCAATCTGTGTGTGTCGTACCAAATAGTAAACTCCACGATAATTTAAAAGTGTCAATTGCGAGAAAAATACTTCCAGTATATCGAGAATTTTACAATACACATAAATTGATGATGGCAAGAGAAAGACATTCGAATCACGTGATCAGATTTTTCTACCAGGATGTAGGGCATTACTTGTCTGATTTATTTTTTGGACCAATTGAATTGGGAAGTTGCTCATCGGTTGAGTCTTCCCCATCACGTACAATACCATCAAGATTGCGgtga